A single genomic interval of Chryseobacterium paludis harbors:
- a CDS encoding condensation domain-containing protein yields the protein MIKRKLMMVERIMYVDSKTPLNCVFTAKINGVLREENFIVALEKIQRKHSLLRSRIDIDSEQYPFFIEEKEMTAIPIRTVQRQTDEDWLLESEKEWFRMFEDHKKPLAQLVWVRGEAVSEILWVLPHCICDGTSLVTLMRELLCLLDNPSLELDSYQAFSSVNDFLPAGFNTKKKVRKARFFLLMARLFFLMQRKSKKRNLGKNYVIHWKLNPEITTQITNTCKSHGVSVHSLLCASFMQAFQEIQGSQAKRKVISPVDVRHFIPEIKQDHVFAFAPTVELSLKKGNHGLFDHAAQIKKELLEKIQKIEARELLWMGEQMHPIVERMIKVLKSSNGGHDITLSNMGKIDIPDKYRNFRLETIISPTVAFPWLNSNTLVTTTYNQQMDFTMMSNEDFLSQQKATEIKDKALELLTVSLQN from the coding sequence ATGATCAAACGAAAATTAATGATGGTAGAAAGAATCATGTATGTTGATTCCAAGACACCTTTAAACTGTGTATTTACTGCAAAAATAAATGGAGTACTTCGAGAAGAAAACTTTATAGTAGCTTTAGAAAAAATTCAGCGGAAGCATTCTTTACTTAGATCCAGGATTGATATCGATAGTGAACAGTATCCTTTTTTTATAGAAGAGAAAGAGATGACCGCCATTCCTATTCGCACAGTGCAGCGGCAAACTGATGAAGATTGGTTGCTGGAATCCGAAAAAGAGTGGTTCCGCATGTTTGAAGATCATAAGAAACCACTGGCTCAGCTGGTATGGGTTAGAGGGGAGGCTGTCTCTGAAATTCTTTGGGTATTACCTCACTGTATTTGCGATGGAACATCACTTGTAACCCTGATGCGGGAACTTCTCTGTCTGTTGGATAATCCCTCTCTGGAATTGGATTCTTATCAGGCATTTAGCTCCGTCAATGATTTTCTTCCTGCCGGGTTTAATACAAAAAAAAAGGTGCGCAAAGCAAGGTTCTTTTTGCTGATGGCCAGACTCTTTTTTCTGATGCAGCGGAAAAGTAAAAAAAGAAATCTTGGGAAAAACTATGTCATCCATTGGAAATTGAATCCAGAAATAACCACGCAGATTACCAATACCTGTAAATCTCATGGTGTTTCTGTACACTCTCTATTATGTGCTTCATTCATGCAGGCATTTCAGGAAATACAGGGATCTCAGGCTAAACGAAAAGTGATCAGCCCTGTGGATGTCCGTCATTTTATTCCGGAAATTAAGCAGGATCATGTATTTGCTTTTGCCCCAACGGTAGAGCTTTCTTTAAAAAAAGGCAATCACGGCTTGTTTGATCACGCCGCACAAATTAAAAAAGAGCTCCTTGAGAAAATACAGAAAATAGAGGCGCGGGAACTTTTATGGATGGGTGAACAGATGCATCCTATCGTTGAGCGTATGATCAAAGTGCTAAAATCAAGCAATGGCGGACATGATATTACCTTGTCCAATATGGGTAAAATTGATATCCCGGATAAATACCGGAATTTTAGGCTGGAAACAATTATAAGTCCCACAGTTGCTTTTCCCTGGTTGAATTCGAATACCCTGGTTACAACTACCTACAACCAACAAATGGACTTTACCATGATGTCGAATGAAGATTTTCTTTCCCAGCAGAAAGCCACCGAAATTAAAGATAAAGCTCTTGAATTACTAACTGTATCTTTGCAGAATTAA
- a CDS encoding ABC transporter ATP-binding protein, with protein sequence MSLQIINLTKKFGEQTALNDINITIDKNEIIGLLGPNGAGKSTLMKSIVGALKIDEGQIIFNDKNISEHEIESKKNIGFLPENNPLYLEMYVKEYLQFVANIHKISESRVNEVIELVGITPEKSKKISQLSKGYKQRVGLAQAIIHQPDLLILDEPTNGLDPNQIIEIRNVVKEIGKEKTVLLSTHIMQEVEALCSRVILIHKGNILQDCPIDEFKGKFASLEEAFASYTSTLPLS encoded by the coding sequence ATGTCGCTTCAAATAATCAATTTAACCAAAAAATTTGGTGAGCAAACTGCTCTTAACGATATTAATATCACCATTGATAAAAATGAGATCATAGGTCTTCTGGGACCAAACGGTGCAGGAAAATCAACTTTAATGAAATCTATTGTAGGGGCACTAAAGATTGATGAAGGGCAGATAATTTTTAATGATAAAAACATTTCAGAACACGAAATAGAAAGCAAGAAAAACATTGGATTTCTTCCTGAAAACAATCCTCTTTATCTGGAAATGTATGTGAAAGAATACCTGCAGTTTGTCGCTAATATTCATAAAATATCTGAAAGCCGGGTTAATGAAGTGATAGAGCTTGTAGGAATTACACCTGAAAAGTCTAAAAAAATAAGTCAGCTTTCAAAGGGGTATAAACAGAGAGTCGGTTTAGCACAAGCTATTATCCATCAGCCAGATCTGCTAATTTTAGATGAACCTACCAATGGTCTGGATCCTAATCAGATCATCGAAATCAGAAATGTAGTAAAAGAAATTGGCAAAGAAAAGACTGTTCTTCTCTCTACGCACATTATGCAGGAAGTTGAAGCCTTATGTTCACGTGTCATTCTTATCCATAAAGGAAACATTCTTCAGGATTGCCCGATCGATGAATTTAAGGGGAAATTTGCCAGTCTGGAAGAGGCTTTTGCCAGCTATACATCGACTTTACCGCTATCTTAA
- a CDS encoding patatin-like phospholipase family protein, whose amino-acid sequence MNLEKVGLVLSGGGTKGIAHAGVLKFLIEKNIDIDVLSCCSAGSIVGCLYAVGKTPEEILEFFNSVYFFNWKHFAFNQPGLVSSIIFTNYLKPIFHDMKLGDLDKEVKIVATELVSGTEKIFDDNFMVTDAIIASCSIPGITTPYIIGEEMFCDGGVLNNFPADIIREECDKLIGVFVSPPHEIDIKDLKSIKAIVSRSYDLLSYRIEKGKFGYCDWFISSQELSSYGTFERKKDRLEEIFNIGYNAAKDSFADSNFYTQLKQLGA is encoded by the coding sequence ATGAATCTTGAGAAAGTAGGGCTTGTTTTATCAGGAGGTGGTACCAAGGGTATTGCACATGCCGGAGTTTTAAAATTCTTAATTGAAAAGAATATTGATATTGATGTACTGTCTTGTTGCAGTGCCGGTTCTATTGTAGGATGTTTATATGCTGTAGGTAAAACACCGGAAGAAATTCTGGAATTCTTCAACTCAGTTTATTTCTTCAACTGGAAGCATTTTGCCTTCAATCAACCTGGATTAGTTTCTTCTATTATTTTTACAAATTATCTGAAACCGATCTTTCATGATATGAAATTAGGAGATTTGGATAAAGAAGTAAAAATCGTTGCCACAGAATTGGTATCGGGGACAGAGAAGATATTTGATGACAACTTTATGGTGACAGACGCTATCATTGCTTCATGTTCAATTCCAGGGATTACAACCCCTTATATCATTGGTGAAGAAATGTTCTGTGATGGGGGGGTGTTAAATAATTTTCCGGCAGATATCATCAGAGAGGAGTGTGATAAATTAATTGGAGTTTTTGTATCTCCGCCTCATGAGATCGATATTAAAGATTTAAAATCGATCAAAGCCATTGTTTCCCGTTCTTATGATCTTCTTTCTTATAGAATTGAAAAAGGAAAATTTGGTTACTGTGATTGGTTTATTTCATCACAGGAACTCTCTAGCTATGGAACTTTTGAAAGAAAAAAAGATCGCTTAGAAGAGATCTTTAATATAGGCTATAATGCAGCAAAAGATAGTTTTGCAGATAGTAATTTCTATACACAGCTTAAACAGCTGGGAGCATAA
- a CDS encoding S9 family peptidase produces the protein MKNKYIMIALSMAGMVLSAQEKNELVSPNENLIAENILPIPKALAQAIKKYSETRNAGLADVHPNGKELIATTRFASTNQLHKISSPMGDRKQITFFDEPVNIASYEPVKGEYLIYIRDAGGNEFGQLYKLDLKTYESKLLTDGGRSQNSGINWKKDGSGFFFTSTKRNGGDRDIYYMDPLHPENTQLILEVKGGGWGINDVSDDGKKILLDEHISANDSYLYIYDLETKNLESITDRKEKGVVQTGASFGKTPDEIWYTTDRDNEFNRLAFLNLKTKKINYLTSSIPWNVESYEVSKDKSKLIFVTNENGINKMYLLDTNTNQYTPINKIPMGLIGGTKFTGDSKSLYFSQSAANSGTDIYKLDLASRNIERWTESEQGEMQPADMSVPKLIEWKSFDHTRITGFYYPASSKFTGKRPVIISIHGGPESQSMASSLGSGNYFTNEMGIAMILPNVRGSSGYGKTFIAADNWDLRMNSVKDIGALLDWIAKQPELDKDRIMIMGGSYGGFMTLATAYEYADKIRCSVDVVGISDFNTFLKNTEEYRRDLRRVEYGDERIPKMAEFFTKIAPLNNIDKIKKPMFIIQGTNDPRVPVSEAKQMRDKLKAQGKTVWYLEAKNEGHGFRKKENIDFQRLATIRFMQEFLLK, from the coding sequence ATGAAGAATAAATATATCATGATTGCTCTTTCTATGGCTGGGATGGTTCTTTCAGCACAAGAAAAAAATGAGCTGGTAAGCCCTAATGAAAACCTTATTGCAGAAAATATTTTACCTATTCCAAAAGCTTTAGCCCAGGCAATTAAAAAATATTCTGAAACCAGAAATGCTGGATTAGCCGATGTTCATCCAAATGGCAAAGAATTGATCGCAACAACCCGTTTTGCATCAACTAATCAGCTTCATAAAATTTCCAGCCCCATGGGAGATAGGAAACAGATTACTTTTTTTGATGAACCAGTGAATATTGCAAGTTATGAACCGGTAAAAGGAGAATATCTGATCTACATAAGGGATGCCGGAGGGAATGAATTTGGACAGCTGTATAAGCTGGATCTAAAAACATACGAATCTAAATTACTTACCGATGGCGGAAGAAGCCAGAACAGTGGTATTAATTGGAAAAAAGATGGATCAGGATTCTTTTTTACATCAACAAAGAGAAATGGTGGGGATAGAGATATTTATTATATGGATCCTTTGCATCCGGAAAATACACAACTAATCCTAGAGGTAAAAGGTGGTGGCTGGGGAATTAATGATGTTTCAGATGATGGAAAAAAAATACTCCTTGATGAACATATTTCAGCTAATGATTCTTATCTGTACATCTATGATCTGGAAACTAAAAATCTTGAATCTATTACAGATAGAAAAGAAAAAGGAGTGGTACAGACCGGAGCTTCTTTTGGAAAAACTCCAGATGAAATATGGTATACAACAGACAGAGACAATGAATTTAATAGATTGGCTTTTTTAAATTTAAAAACAAAAAAGATCAACTATTTAACGAGTTCAATTCCTTGGAATGTTGAAAGTTATGAAGTATCAAAAGATAAATCTAAATTGATTTTTGTAACCAATGAAAATGGAATTAATAAAATGTATCTTTTGGATACAAATACCAACCAGTATACTCCAATCAATAAGATTCCTATGGGTCTGATCGGAGGAACAAAATTCACAGGTGATAGTAAGTCACTTTATTTTTCACAGTCAGCAGCCAATAGCGGAACAGATATTTATAAACTCGATCTGGCTTCACGAAATATTGAAAGGTGGACAGAAAGTGAGCAGGGAGAGATGCAGCCTGCAGATATGTCCGTTCCAAAATTAATAGAATGGAAGAGTTTTGATCATACCCGGATTACTGGATTTTATTATCCTGCTTCATCAAAGTTTACAGGTAAAAGGCCTGTTATTATTTCCATACACGGTGGTCCTGAAAGCCAATCTATGGCGTCATCATTAGGTTCAGGTAATTATTTCACCAATGAAATGGGTATCGCAATGATCCTTCCAAATGTAAGAGGTTCTTCAGGATATGGAAAAACATTTATAGCTGCTGATAACTGGGATTTAAGAATGAACTCTGTTAAAGATATTGGTGCCTTATTAGACTGGATTGCAAAACAACCCGAACTGGATAAAGACAGGATAATGATTATGGGAGGCAGTTATGGTGGATTTATGACATTGGCTACTGCTTATGAATATGCAGATAAAATCCGATGTTCTGTAGATGTTGTAGGGATTTCCGATTTTAATACTTTCTTGAAAAATACAGAAGAATATAGAAGGGATCTACGGAGAGTAGAGTATGGGGACGAAAGAATTCCCAAAATGGCTGAATTCTTTACAAAAATTGCCCCTCTGAACAATATTGACAAAATCAAAAAGCCGATGTTTATTATTCAGGGTACCAATGATCCGAGAGTCCCCGTTTCAGAGGCCAAACAGATGAGAGATAAACTGAAAGCTCAGGGGAAAACAGTGTGGTATCTGGAAGCTAAAAACGAAGGTCACGGCTTTCGGAAAAAGGAAAATATAGATTTCCAACGTCTTGCGACCATAAGATTTATGCAGGAGTTTTTATTAAAATAA
- the lpdA gene encoding dihydrolipoyl dehydrogenase, whose translation MNYDIIVIGSGPGGYVTAIRAAQLGFKTAIIEKENLGGICLNWGCIPTKALLKSAQVFHYINHAEDYGLNKVEASFEFPNVIQRSRGVANKMSKGIEFLMKKNKIDVILGTAKVLKDKKVSVTDKDGKVTEYAGNNIIIATGARSRELPNLPQDGKKVIGYRQALALPEQPKSMIVVGSGAIGVEFADFYNTMGTKVTVVEFMPNIVPVEDEEISKHLEKSLKKSGIEIMTNASVESVDTSGEGVKANVKTANGNITLEADILLSAVGIAANIENIGLEEVGIQTDKGRVLVNEWYETSVPGYYAIGDLIPTQALAHVASAEGITCVEKIKGMHVEKIDYGNIPGCTYCHPEVASVGLTEKQAKEKGYEIKVGKFPLSASGKATANGNTDGFIKVIFDAKYGEWLGCHMIGEGVTDMVAEAVVARKLETTGHEIIKSIHPHPTVSEAIMEAAAAAYGEVIHI comes from the coding sequence ATGAATTACGATATTATTGTCATCGGAAGTGGTCCTGGTGGATATGTTACAGCGATTAGAGCGGCACAATTGGGTTTCAAAACTGCAATTATCGAAAAAGAAAACTTAGGAGGAATTTGTCTTAACTGGGGATGTATACCAACTAAAGCTTTATTGAAATCTGCTCAGGTTTTTCATTATATCAATCATGCAGAAGATTATGGTTTGAACAAAGTGGAAGCAAGTTTTGAGTTTCCAAATGTAATTCAAAGAAGCCGTGGTGTTGCTAACAAAATGAGCAAAGGAATTGAGTTCCTGATGAAAAAGAATAAAATTGATGTTATTCTTGGTACGGCTAAAGTTTTAAAAGATAAAAAAGTTTCTGTTACAGATAAAGATGGTAAAGTAACTGAATATGCTGGAAACAATATCATTATTGCAACAGGTGCACGTTCAAGAGAATTACCAAACTTACCTCAGGATGGTAAAAAAGTAATCGGATACAGACAGGCATTGGCACTTCCTGAGCAGCCAAAATCTATGATCGTTGTGGGTTCTGGAGCTATTGGAGTAGAATTTGCTGACTTCTATAATACAATGGGAACAAAAGTAACTGTTGTTGAATTTATGCCAAATATCGTTCCGGTTGAAGATGAAGAAATTTCTAAACACTTAGAAAAATCTCTGAAAAAATCAGGAATTGAAATTATGACGAATGCTTCTGTAGAAAGTGTAGATACTAGCGGAGAAGGTGTTAAAGCAAACGTAAAAACAGCTAATGGAAACATTACTCTTGAAGCGGATATTTTACTTTCAGCGGTAGGTATTGCTGCTAACATTGAAAATATCGGTTTAGAAGAAGTAGGAATCCAGACTGATAAAGGGAGAGTTTTAGTAAACGAATGGTACGAAACATCTGTTCCTGGATATTACGCAATTGGAGATCTTATCCCAACTCAGGCTTTAGCTCACGTTGCTTCAGCTGAAGGAATCACTTGTGTTGAGAAGATCAAAGGAATGCACGTAGAGAAAATTGACTACGGTAATATCCCTGGATGTACCTATTGCCACCCTGAAGTTGCTTCTGTAGGTCTTACGGAAAAGCAGGCTAAAGAAAAAGGATATGAGATCAAAGTTGGTAAATTCCCTCTTTCTGCAAGTGGTAAAGCAACCGCAAACGGAAATACTGATGGATTTATCAAAGTTATTTTTGATGCTAAATATGGAGAATGGTTAGGATGTCATATGATCGGTGAAGGAGTAACAGATATGGTTGCTGAAGCTGTTGTCGCTAGAAAACTAGAGACTACAGGTCATGAGATCATCAAATCTATCCACCCACACCCAACAGTTTCTGAAGCTATCATGGAAGCTGCTGCTGCTGCTTATGGTGAAGTAATTCACATTTAA
- a CDS encoding beta-glucosidase, producing the protein MKSYRNQLIGVALFLNMTVVSAQKPLYKDSKQPVELRVLDLLKRMTPEEKFWQCFMIPGDLDGIPKKQYQHGIFGLQVSAGNQGDGVAGQMLKYNANEDGERLAKKINRIQKYFIEESRLGIPIIPFDEALHGLMREGATAFPQAIALSASFNPSLMKDVSTAIAKESKLRGIRQILTPVVNIASDVRWGRTEETYGEDPFLISVMGVNFVSSFENLGIITTPKHFLANVGEGGRDSYPIHWSKRYLEETHLIPFHKVFIEGKSRSVMTSYNLLDGRPSTANHWLLTEKLKKDWNFKGFVISDASAVGGANVLHFTAKDYDDASAQAINSGLDVIFQTDYKHYKLFIPPFLDGRISRERIDDAVSRVLRAKFELGLFDNPYVSDKDIEDLKKIDHSKLAERAAIESFVLLQNRENTLPVSEHMKKILIVGADAADARLGGYSGPGKSKVSILEGIKKFCKNKNVDIVYSKGIDWNLKKLKTVPGEFLLFDNKQGLKGSYFSNSDLKGKPAFERQDEQLSFKWTLYSPDQEKLQPDNYSVQWIGKLKAPESGKYQLGLQGNDGFRLFLDGKMIVDRWEKLSYSTQTAEVNFTKNKEYDLKIEFRENRGEAHIELIWNYGIPDGQKDFDEALKLAEEVDHIIITAGIHEGEFQDRSSLSLPGNQEEFIHRVSKLNKPTTVVLIGGSAIKTTSWKDEVGAILDVWYPGEQGGNAIAKVLFGIESPSGKLPITFPVEEGQLPLSYNHHPTGRGNDYYDLSGEPLYPFGFGLSYTTFEISDLKLDKIKYTENETVIAKVNVKNTGSTNGSEVVQLYVKDVLASVSRPVIELKGFQKVYLKPGESKQVTIELPIKELKFLDEKMNWTVERGTYRIMVGNSSKNLPLKQNIEVQ; encoded by the coding sequence ATGAAGTCGTATCGTAATCAGTTGATTGGAGTGGCCTTGTTTCTGAATATGACTGTCGTTTCTGCACAAAAACCTTTATATAAAGATTCTAAACAACCAGTTGAGCTAAGAGTACTGGATTTATTAAAAAGAATGACTCCTGAAGAGAAGTTCTGGCAATGTTTCATGATTCCCGGAGATCTTGATGGTATTCCAAAAAAACAATATCAGCACGGAATCTTTGGACTACAGGTGAGTGCTGGAAATCAAGGTGATGGAGTAGCCGGGCAAATGCTAAAATATAATGCAAACGAAGATGGAGAGAGGCTGGCAAAGAAAATCAATAGGATCCAGAAATATTTTATTGAAGAATCAAGATTGGGAATTCCCATTATTCCTTTTGATGAAGCCCTGCATGGTTTAATGCGTGAAGGCGCAACAGCTTTTCCACAGGCAATTGCCCTCTCTGCATCATTTAACCCTTCATTAATGAAAGATGTTTCAACAGCTATTGCTAAAGAATCAAAATTACGGGGAATCCGTCAGATTTTAACCCCGGTAGTCAATATTGCCAGTGACGTGCGATGGGGAAGAACGGAAGAAACCTATGGTGAAGATCCTTTTTTAATTTCTGTGATGGGAGTGAATTTTGTCAGTTCATTCGAAAATCTTGGAATCATTACCACACCAAAACATTTCCTCGCCAACGTAGGTGAAGGTGGGAGAGATTCTTATCCGATTCATTGGAGTAAGCGGTATTTGGAAGAAACTCACTTAATTCCTTTTCATAAAGTATTTATAGAAGGAAAAAGCAGATCTGTAATGACCTCTTATAATTTACTTGATGGAAGACCATCCACAGCCAACCATTGGTTACTAACTGAAAAATTGAAAAAAGACTGGAATTTCAAAGGCTTCGTGATTAGTGATGCAAGTGCTGTAGGTGGAGCGAATGTCTTGCATTTTACAGCAAAAGATTATGATGATGCTTCTGCGCAGGCAATTAATTCCGGTTTAGATGTTATTTTTCAAACAGATTACAAACACTATAAACTGTTTATTCCACCATTTTTAGACGGCAGGATTTCACGAGAAAGAATTGATGACGCCGTTTCAAGGGTTTTAAGAGCGAAGTTTGAATTGGGATTATTTGACAATCCATATGTGTCAGATAAGGATATTGAAGATTTGAAGAAAATTGACCATTCAAAGTTAGCGGAAAGAGCGGCAATTGAATCGTTTGTTCTCCTTCAAAACAGAGAAAATACCCTTCCTGTATCTGAGCATATGAAAAAGATCCTTATTGTTGGAGCGGATGCTGCTGATGCAAGATTAGGTGGATATTCCGGGCCAGGAAAAAGCAAAGTGAGTATATTGGAAGGAATCAAAAAATTTTGTAAAAATAAAAATGTTGATATTGTTTATTCAAAAGGGATTGACTGGAATTTAAAAAAATTAAAGACAGTTCCTGGTGAATTTTTGTTGTTTGACAATAAGCAAGGATTAAAAGGGAGCTATTTTTCAAATAGTGATCTGAAAGGAAAACCTGCTTTTGAAAGACAGGATGAACAATTGAGTTTTAAATGGACCTTATATTCGCCGGATCAGGAAAAGCTACAGCCGGATAATTACAGTGTGCAGTGGATCGGGAAATTAAAAGCTCCGGAGTCAGGGAAGTACCAATTGGGCTTGCAGGGAAATGATGGATTCAGATTGTTTTTGGATGGAAAAATGATTGTTGATCGTTGGGAAAAACTTAGCTATTCAACTCAAACTGCTGAGGTTAATTTTACTAAAAATAAAGAGTATGATTTAAAGATAGAATTTAGGGAAAACAGAGGCGAAGCTCATATAGAGCTGATATGGAACTATGGAATACCTGATGGCCAAAAGGATTTTGATGAAGCTTTAAAGCTTGCTGAAGAGGTAGATCATATTATTATTACAGCCGGAATTCATGAAGGTGAATTTCAAGACCGTTCTTCTTTAAGTCTTCCCGGAAATCAAGAAGAGTTTATTCATAGAGTTTCAAAATTAAATAAACCTACGACAGTAGTTTTAATAGGTGGTTCCGCTATAAAAACAACCAGTTGGAAAGATGAGGTAGGAGCGATTTTAGATGTTTGGTATCCAGGAGAGCAAGGTGGAAATGCAATTGCAAAAGTGCTCTTCGGAATAGAAAGCCCATCTGGAAAATTACCCATTACTTTTCCTGTTGAAGAAGGTCAGCTTCCGTTAAGTTATAATCACCATCCAACCGGAAGAGGAAATGATTACTATGACCTAAGTGGTGAACCTTTATATCCTTTTGGATTTGGATTAAGCTATACAACTTTTGAAATTTCGGATTTAAAATTGGATAAAATAAAGTACACTGAAAATGAAACCGTGATTGCTAAAGTTAATGTTAAAAATACGGGATCAACAAATGGAAGTGAGGTGGTTCAACTCTACGTAAAAGATGTATTAGCCTCAGTCTCTAGACCAGTGATCGAGTTGAAGGGTTTTCAGAAAGTATATCTAAAACCGGGAGAATCAAAGCAGGTGACCATAGAACTTCCTATTAAAGAGTTGAAATTTTTAGATGAAAAAATGAATTGGACTGTGGAACGGGGAACATACCGAATTATGGTCGGAAATTCTTCCAAAAACCTGCCTTTAAAGCAGAATATTGAAGTTCAATAA
- a CDS encoding alpha-L-fucosidase, which yields MLIQQKTKTFFLASFFLSATFFSQAHNVSKGYEKPTDPLVVKNLEDWQDLKFGLFMHWGTYSQWGVVESWSLCPEDESWTQRKSEHGKTYNEYVKNYENLQTTFNPTQFNPQKWADATKKAGMKYVVFTTKHHDGFAMFDTRESDYKITSPKTPFSRNPKADIAKEIFNTFRKDGFKIGAYFSKPDWHSNDYWWSYFPPKDRNVNYDPKKYPERWENFKTFTFNQLNELTSNYGKIDILWLDGGWVRPFNTIDPHVEWQRTIKVEQDIDMDKIGNMARKNQPGIIIVDRTVPGRWENYITPEQAVPEQPLSIPWESCITMGDSFSYVPNDHYKSSQKIIETLIKIISRGGNYLMNIAPGPNGDYDAVVYERLKEISGWMEKNQSAVFATRSVAPYHEGDFYYTKSKDGKMLNIFHIQEKSDYSSPSDLNFTIPENFKPKSIKILGISSKIKWKQQGNRIDVQVPDERKQLKYATVIQIIQ from the coding sequence ATGCTCATCCAACAAAAAACTAAAACCTTTTTTCTTGCATCATTTTTTCTTTCTGCAACCTTTTTTTCACAGGCACATAATGTTTCAAAAGGTTATGAAAAGCCTACTGATCCTTTAGTTGTGAAAAACCTGGAAGACTGGCAGGATTTAAAATTCGGACTTTTTATGCATTGGGGAACCTACAGCCAATGGGGAGTGGTTGAAAGCTGGAGTTTATGTCCTGAAGATGAATCATGGACTCAACGTAAGTCCGAGCATGGGAAAACATACAATGAATACGTAAAGAATTATGAAAACCTGCAGACTACTTTTAATCCGACTCAATTTAATCCCCAAAAATGGGCTGATGCTACGAAAAAGGCGGGAATGAAATATGTTGTTTTTACAACGAAGCATCACGATGGTTTTGCCATGTTTGATACCAGGGAATCAGATTATAAAATTACTTCTCCAAAGACACCTTTTTCTAGGAATCCCAAAGCAGATATTGCAAAAGAGATTTTTAATACGTTTCGAAAAGATGGTTTTAAGATTGGTGCCTATTTCTCAAAACCCGACTGGCACTCTAATGATTATTGGTGGTCTTATTTTCCACCTAAAGACAGAAATGTAAACTACGATCCGAAAAAATATCCTGAAAGATGGGAGAACTTTAAGACATTCACATTTAATCAGCTTAATGAACTCACTTCAAACTATGGGAAAATAGATATTCTTTGGCTGGATGGAGGCTGGGTTCGACCTTTTAATACGATTGATCCTCATGTAGAATGGCAGAGAACCATTAAGGTAGAACAGGATATTGATATGGATAAGATTGGGAATATGGCCCGGAAAAATCAGCCGGGAATTATCATCGTAGATAGAACTGTTCCTGGAAGATGGGAAAACTATATTACTCCAGAGCAGGCAGTTCCTGAGCAACCACTGTCAATTCCGTGGGAAAGCTGCATCACAATGGGAGATTCCTTTTCGTATGTTCCTAACGATCATTATAAATCGTCTCAAAAGATTATTGAAACTTTAATTAAAATTATTTCAAGAGGTGGAAACTATCTGATGAATATTGCTCCAGGTCCAAATGGTGATTATGATGCAGTTGTGTATGAAAGACTAAAGGAAATTTCCGGATGGATGGAGAAAAATCAGTCTGCGGTGTTTGCAACAAGAAGTGTCGCGCCTTATCATGAAGGAGATTTTTATTACACTAAAAGTAAAGACGGAAAAATGCTGAATATTTTCCATATTCAGGAAAAATCCGATTATTCCTCACCTTCAGATTTGAACTTTACAATTCCTGAAAACTTTAAACCGAAATCAATAAAGATTTTAGGAATTTCATCTAAAATTAAATGGAAACAACAGGGGAATAGAATTGATGTTCAAGTTCCTGATGAAAGAAAACAGTTGAAGTATGCAACAGTAATTCAAATAATTCAGTAA